One window of the Lodderomyces elongisporus chromosome 6, complete sequence genome contains the following:
- the MEC1 gene encoding serine/threonine-protein kinase M1 (BUSCO:EOG092600SD): MSAKPRYLTDAERAKVLEFQDMIHYSPRYSDDTHEYRHVMLPKNMLKVIPQDYFNPETGTLRILLEEEWRGLGITQSLGWVHYETHAPEPHILLFKRPINYELSQFLLDIEKNIDDQETDFKKLILYVFLFTHNKINDFQSLNKPGDAVEMSVKLIDSIELILSKKLYLLNMPLHYNDFKLIHVPQNIMAKGEILFYEWVVSFVLHHISNLHSIHTTSGVTMLNKLKSLFFQVINLVTTRLHSFKFIKSLSTLLMTTLDTGVSRCMEYMQSDIDAGLLHFQSILYTTCHLYLVVNDYDIINKCNMTSQNHQLKLERIGRKLWFILDRASAMVSSSETMQKMAYNLKSLLLLNQADNIILMDLCHWEQVALLLNRISSSILQFFQKRDYLIPRSLQDVGLKNDNKRKPRHYDAFQHTISIVLLKIYKFCATRELVSNFVSSFEVLTQAAFDDDNNSSSNNNNNNNNNNTNNSKEETNTLKDDVNPGIIKITLRIIARRIIESNTEYKDLLGAWLVEDSPTPSFNDAELSQLKFDLEENPRSKEQALYFIIREDLEYHEANDFSDEVNYIEWIKYLKTTIKEYPEEFENELTLYTLMTALSKFPQLCLVNTRDGDINNFNEEENKFVSGPTPVPVPVPVPAPAPAPAPASAPASAPTSAPTSSHIPSSSCFGTVSKMRPPVKATTESVIFEEIVDQFFLSPNILDRILNEPVLACNFLIMIYNFYAAYIPDFGSCEGKELDESNASHDFHDSSGSNDWCNILLNRLLSILATHTNRSTRMLVTRILPLYLIRDADEADLEQIFKFIFQRIASIDFSMSSKRYLAESTIQSLIQLAMVCTGVRLCAVYFKLIDWLGEPNDQHQNYVYCGFLDISRAKNLSTYKLLSPYFPSISDLIIKKPILLDRMLQVLGMSKSYFLSRTRDYTVWKLLEYHKDPTLISQIAEASNWSVEKLLAQNLPKILASYLVRDPTNQRYVVKVLSSVCPHYKQFSTSEIFTHIGDITWNVLLEIQVDHNHAGEVKNLERIIGALEVVATNALISKKPKATNEHQNQNQNQNQERLSKLLIEEQMLLLVQKFSDVTHLLKGAKPYLERIASFQAILYLIRNHADALTSALGQLSTCLQATLEEEDLQILTLTCWHELVIRLPSARLISLIDIVISMIFQRFQTFNSEAQKISIEILKRIYSEIKDKHNRYALYYLSLPFLDYMSDYGFIKEFRNLKSPSRLTIFQEFNRRLSTSNKYVVAQALFDLFNYCEKFQVNCQRDYFKDASLTSTITLLVRTIFDTATQFQSTDPQIASDCAKVLAIIGALDANKFQFKTVQQSIVVQHNFEKSNENAQFLVDLIENYILKLFWASNDPHRQLFSAYAMQNFLTIMNLDENSLERGDSIWNKFGEIAKSTLTPLLNSKYAAQKPKPMNIRIPFLDSSMRYDTWLVGFTSYVLRRGCEAEPNEKLNARQKIFQTCAILINKERDLRLCQHLLKYAVLSHIMTLNTEVVQQIKEEFLYIMQVDLNALSSEERKTQLKLCFQAVFAVFDYLNEWTSSTRHYSNYSVSSDSTTSDLWSDRIEEVSTFLSHFHMDLMAANSVQCDSFERTIMYIEKLYRENHISNTSFIMGNFNAARTLQMMYANLNDYDTLNGILKLFSTNNVKDKLAAFEYSDNSSLAFESFKVSSTSTNTATIAGSTGAVGADDQNWRGSSTKLLYALNERDWSILGLKSAIYAGDIDKLRSWLEVTDTVGIPDDVETSVTYELARSLLFLSNRDSNAVKGSVKSIYNSAGQSLVPSFSSNFSKNVSLMNQLHSTYDLEEVLKSQGSSDIWKIRLTNTDQDYETQMRILSTHIVALQFLGLNEKVSNMLLLESELARENGRFDVSTKAVVRAMALDNPFANVEFAKLLWTQGKQSEAIKSISETLANPPSTDPKLMARVQLQYANWLDESNHVSARQIIEEYKKAFNMDKEYEKSCYDIGKYYSKLMETSSEKSGLYEHLTVRNYLRAVSLSTRYIFEALPKLITVWLDFAKRPKKTKSAEKILLQMVGDVNASLKSIPNYIWYTALTQILSRIIHDHEPSFRILATIVTNLIKEFPRHSLWYVLSHVYSTDPKRKQRVETILDVLKRSKRTKDGELIVGAQNLFSKFIEIASKQVAKSPKTKQLSLSRYFGVLDPRQPHTELVIPVQSNLQIRLPQSETTIYTSFPKSASVTFDGFDDVVNIFFSLQMPRQITIRGSDGKPYRLMIKSDDTRKDAKVVEFTTMVNRILQASSEARKRNLSVANYSVIPLSEKIGVIEFVVDVQTMKSIITEERRRRNKVVNERKIFMALESAQKFIKEKRPDENGLKMQALVELFQGILDKNEPLLHHWFVEEFSDPSSWYIARNEFTRSSAVMSIVGYLIGLGDRHCENILLFKKSGAVLHIDFDCLFEKGKSLPTPEVVPFRLTQNMVDAMGICGVDGGFRVSCEVVGKLLRSNEQSLMNILENLLYDPLLDWKINQNPQHDLSKVRKKIRGLINEDEGLAMNVHGQVDVLIQEATSIERLARMYGGWSAYV, from the exons TTTATTCACACACAACAAGATAAATGATTTCCAACTGTTAAATAAACCAGGCGATGCAGTAGAGATGTCTGTTAAGCTTATCGACTCCATCGAGTTGATTCTTAGCAAGAAGCTTTATTTGCTAAACATGCCTTTGCATTATAATGATTTTAAATTGATACACGTCCCACAGAATATTATGGCAAAAGGCGAGATATTATTTTATGAATGGGTCGTTTCGTTTGTGTTGCATCATATCTCAAATTTACACCTGATCCACACCACATCTGGTGTTACCATGttgaacaaattgaaaagcttattttttcaagtgATTAACTTGGTGACAACAAGGCTACACAGCTTTAAGTTTATCAAATCCTTAAGCACACTATTGATGACAACATTGGACACTGGCGTATCGCGTTGCATGGAATATATGCAAAGTGATATTGATGCCGGACTTTTGCACTTTCAATCCATCTTGTATACGACTTGCCATTTGTACCTAGTTGTTAATGACTACGATATCATTAACAAATGTAATATGACCTCACAAAACCACCAATTAAAACTCGAACGTATTGGTCGAAAGCTATGGTTTATTCTTGATAGAGCGAGTGCCATGGTTTCCTCAAGTGAAACAATGCAGAAAATGGCTTACAATCTCAAATCATTACTTCTTCTAAACCAAGCAGATAATATTATACTCATGGACCTTTGTCACTGGGAACAAGTGGCATTGCTACTAAACAGGATCTCGTCTTCGATACTACAGTTTTTTCAGAAAAGAGATTATTTGATCCCACGGCTGCTACAGGATGTGGGTTTGAAGAATGATAATAAACGAAAACCACGCCATTACGATGCATTTCAACATACTATATCGATTGtgcttttgaaaatatataaattttgTGCAACTCGTGAATTGGTGTCAAACTTTGTTTCTAGCTTTGAAGTGTTGACTCAAGCTGCTTTTGACgacgacaacaacagcagcagcaacaacaacaacaacaacaacaataacaatactAATAATAGCAAGGAAGAAACTAATACATTGAAAGATGATGTCAACCCTGGTATTATTAAAATCACATTACGTATTATTGCAAGAAGGATAATTGAACTGAACACTGAGTACAAGGACTTACTTGGTGCCTGGCTAGTAGAAGATTCGCCAACACCTTCTTTTAATGATGCAGAATTGAGTCAGTTAAAATTTGATTTAGAAGAGAATCCGCGCAGCAAAGAACAAGCTTTGTATTTCATTATTCGGGAAGATCTTGAGTATCACGAGGCGAACGATTTCAGTGACGAAGTCAACTATATCGAGTGGATTAAATATctaaaaacaacaattaaGGAGTATCCAGAGgagtttgaaaatgaattaaCATTGTATACTTTGATGACTGCTTTGAGTAAGTTCCCACAACTATGTTTAGTAAATACACGAGATGGAGACataaacaatttcaacgaagaagaaaacaagtttGTATCTGGACCTACACCAGTTCCAGTGCCAGTGCCAGTACCTGCACCTGCACCTGCACCCGCACCCGCATCAGCACCCGCATCAGCACCAACATCAGCACCAACATCTTCTCATATTCCTTCTTCGTCTTGCTTTGGAACCGTTTCCAAGATGCGTCCACCTGTTAAAGCTACTACAGAATCAGTTatttttgaagaaattgtggatcaattttttctatCACCCAATATTTTGGACCGAATTTTAAACGAGCCAGTACTTGCATGCAATTTCTTAATTATGATTTACAATTTCTACGCAGCATATATTCCCGATTTTGGCAGTTGTGAGGGAAAAGAACTTGATGAATCCAATGCACTGCATGATTTTCATGATTCTAGTGGCTCCAATGATTGGTGTAATATTCTCCTTAATCGCTTGTTGAGTATACTAGCTACTCATACAAACAGAAGTACCAGGATGCTTGTTACTCGAATCTTACCTTTGTATTTAATCAGGGATGCGGACGAAGCAGATCTTGAACAAATATTCaagtttatttttcaaaggATAGCACTGATTGATTTCAGCATGAGTAGCAAACGATATTTAGCAGAGTCAACTATTCAAAGCTTAATCCAGTTGGCAATGGTTTGCACTGGGGTGCGTCTCTGCGCGGTTTATTTCAAACTAATCGATTGGCTTGGAGAACCCAACGACCAACACCAAAACTACGTTTATTGTGGATTTCTCGATATATCGCGTGCAAAGAATTTGTCAACATACAAATTGCTCTCACCTTATTTTCCAAGTATATCAGATTTGATAATAAAGAAACCGATTTTGTTAGACAGAATGCTTCAAGTCTTGGGTATGAGCAAGAGCTATTTTTTGAGCAGGACAAGGGACTATACGGTATGGAAGCTTTTGGAGTACCATAAAGATCCAACATTAATAAGCCAAATTGCCGAGGCATCAAACTGGTCGGTGGAAAAGTTATTAGCTCAAAACTTGCCCAAAATCTTGGCCTCGTATTTGGTAAGAGACCCCACCAATCAAAGGTATGTGGTTAAAGTATTGAGCAGTGTGTGTCCACATTATAAGCAATTCTCCACAAGTGAGATATTCACACACATTGGGGACATTACATGGAATGTGTTATTGGAAATCCAAGTAGACCACAATCACGCAGGCGAggtgaaaaatttggaaCGCATAATAGGTGCACTCGAGGTTGTAGCTACCAATGCATTGATCAGCAAAAAGCCAAAAGCAACTAATGAAcaccaaaatcaaaatcaaaatcaaaatcaagagCGATTATCgaaattgttgattgaAGAGCAAATGCTCTTGCTCGTGCAAAAGTTTAGCGATGTGACCCATCTCTTAAAAGGTGCGAAACCTTATTTGGAAAGAATAGCTTCTTTCCAGGCCATTTTGTACTTGATTAGAAATCATGCCGATGCATTGACATCTGCCTTGGGCCAATTGTCCACTTGTTTGCAAGCAACTttggaggaggaggatCTTCAAATATTGACATTAACGTGCTGGCACGAATTGGTGATTCGGTTACCATCAGCACGATTAATCTCCTTAATTGATATTGTAATCTCGATGATTTTTCAAAGATTCCAAACTTTCAACTCCGAAGCTCAAAAGATCAGTATTGAAATTTTAAAGAGAATATATTCCGAGATAAAGGATAAGCACAACCGTTATGCTTTGTATTACCTTTCGCTTCCGTTCTTGGATTACATGTCGGATTATGGTTTTATCAAAGAGTTTCGTAATCTCAAGTCCCCATCGCGTTTGACAATTTTCCAGGAGTTTAACAGAAGGCTCTCAACAAGCAACAAGTATGTTGTGGCACAAGCACTATTTGATTTATTCAACTATTGTGAAAAGTTTCAAGTCAATTGTCAAAGAGACTATTTCAAGGATGCTAGTTTAACTTCAACAATTACATTACTCGTGCGAACAATATTTGACACTGCAACACAGTTTCAAAGTACAGATCCTCAGATCGCGTCAGATTGCGCAAAAGTTTTGGCCATCATTGGAGCATTGGATGCTAACAAGTTTCAATTCAAAACCGTTCAGCAACTGATTGTGGTGCAAcacaattttgaaaagagcAACGAAAATGCACAGTTTCTAGTAGACTTGATTGAAAACTATATTTTGAAGTTGTTTTGGGCATCGAATGATCCACATCGACAATTGTTTTCTGCATATGCTATGCAAAACTTCCTTACAATAATGAACTTGGATGAAAACTCTCTAGAACGTGGCGATAGCATTTGGAATAAATTTGGCGAGATTGCCAAGTCGACATTGACACCATTGCTCAATTCCAAATACGCGGCTCAAAAGCCCAAACCAATGAACATCAGAATCCCGTTTCTTGATTCTAGCATGAGATACGACACATGGCTAGTTGGGTTTACATCCTATGTGTTGAGAAGAGGATGCGAGGCTGAGCCCAACGAAAAACTTAACGCAAGGCAAAAGATTTTTCAAACGTGTGCTATTCTCatcaataaagaaagagattTGAGATTATGCCAGCATTTATTAAAGTATGCAGTCTTGAGCCACATAATGACATTGAATACAGAGGTTGTTCAGCAAATTAAAGAAGAGTTTCTTTACATCATGCAAGTTGATTTAAATGCCCTCTCTTCAGAAGAACGCAAGACACAGTTGAAGCTCTGTTTCCAAGCCGTTTTTGCTGTTTTTGACTATTTGAATGAGTGGACTTCATCAACGAGACATTATTCAAATTATCTGGTGTCACTGGACTCTACTACTTCGGATTTATGGAGCGATAGAATTGAAGAAGTAagcacttttctttcccatTTTCATATGGATCTTATGGCGGCCAACTCTGTTCAATGTGACTCTTTTGAGCGTACCATTATGTATATCGAAAAACTATATCGTGAAAATCATATCAGCAACACATCGTTTATAATGGGAAATTTTAATGCTGCTCGAACATTGCAAATGATGTATGCTAACTTAAATGATTATGATACCCTAAATGGCATTCTCAAACTATTTTCGACTAATAATGTCAAGGATAAATTGGCAGCTTTTGAGTATAGTGACAATTCAAGTCTTGCTTTTGAGTCATTTAAGGTGtcttcaacatcaaccAACACAGCTACAATAGCAGGATCAACAGGGGCAGTAGGAGCTGATGATCAAAATTGGAGAGGAAGCAGCACTAAGCTATTATACGCTCTCAACGAGAGAG ATTGGTCTATATTGGGACTTAAATCTGCTATATATGCAGGTGATATTGACAAACTTCGTAGCTGGTTGGAGGTTACCGATACAGTGGGCATACCGGATGATGTGGAAACATCCGTCACCTACGAATTAGCTCGttctttgctctttttaTCGAATAGAGATTCCAATGCGGTTAAAGGTTCTGTGAAATCAATTTATAATTCCGCGGGCCAATCGCTTGTGCCATCTTTCTCCTCTAATTTCAGTAAGAACGTGTCCCTTATGAACCAACTTCACTCAACATACGATTTAGAAGAGGTATTAAAGTCTCAAGGGTCGAGCGACATTTGGAAAATCAGGCTAACAAACACAGATCAGGATTATGAAACACAAATGCGGATCTTGAGCACACATATTGTGGCTCTCCAATTTCTTGGCCTCAACGAAAAAGTATCTAATATGCTTTTACTTGAATCTGAATTAGCAAGAGAAAACGGTCGTTTTGATGTTTCTACAAAAGCAGTGGTTAGGGCAATGGCTTTAGACAATCCATTTGCAAACGttgaatttgcaaaattatTATGGACGCAAGGCAAACAATCTGAAGCGATTAAATCTATTCTGGAAACATTGGCCAACCCGCCTTCAACAGACCCAAAATTAATGGCAAGAGTACAATTGCAATACGCAAACTGGCTTGATGAGTCCAACCATGTGTCTGCACGCCAAATCATTGAGGAATATAAAAAAGCATTCAATATGGATAAAGAGTATGAAAAATCATGCTATGACATTGGGAAATACTATAGTAAATTAATGGAAACATCTCTGGAAAAATCAGGGTTGTACGAGCATCTTACTGTGCGGAATTACTTAAGAGCAGTGTCACTAAGCACGCGATATATTTTTGAAGCATTGCCCAAACTAATAACAGTATGGCTAGATTTTGCAAAGCgtccaaaaaaaaccaagTCTGCAGAGAAAATACTTCTTCAAATGGTGGGCGATGTCAATGCTAGTCTCAAAAGCATTCCAAACTATATCTGGTATACGGCACTCACGCAAATCCTTTCGCGAATTATCCATGACCATGAACCTTCATTCCGTATTTTGGCAACGATTGTTACGAACCTCATCAAGGAGTTTCCGCGTCATAGTCTTTGGTATGTGCTATCACACGTTTATTCTACTGATCCCAAACGGAAACAAAGGGTAGAAACGATTTTGGATGTACTTAAACGGTCAAAAAGGACTAAGGATGGCGAGTTAATAGTAGGTGCTCAGAACttattttcaaagtttATCGAAATTGCCTCTAAACAAGTTGCAAAATCGCCCAAAACCAAACAATTGTCCTTGTCCAGATATTTCGGCGTTTTGGATCCTCGCCAACCTCACACAGAGTTGGTTATTCCAGTGCAATCCAATTTGCAAATTCGATTACCTCAAAgtgaaacaacaatatatACAAGCTTTCCTAAATCTGCTTCTGTGACATTTGATGGCTTTGACGACGTGgtgaatatttttttctctttgcaAATGCCGAGACAAATCACTATTCGCGGGTCAGATGGTAAGCCGTATAGATTGATGATTAAAAGCGACGATACCAGAAAAGATGCCAAGGTGGTTGAGTTCACTACAATGGTCAATAGAATTTTACAGGCGAGTTCAGAAGCTAGGAAGAGAAACTTGAGTGTGGCTAATTACTCGGTGATACCTTTATCAGAGAAAATAGGAGTCATTGAGTTTGTAGTCGATGTGCAGACGATGAAAAGTATTATaacagaagaaagaagacgAAGGAATAAGGTTGttaatgaaagaaagatattTATGGCTCTCGAACTGGCTCAAAAATttatcaaagaaaaaagaccGGATGAAAATGGCTTGAAGATGCAAGCTTTAGTCGAATTGTTTCAAGGTATTCTTGACAAGAATGAGCCACTTTTGCACCACTggtttgttgaagaatttTCAGATCCCAGTTCGTGGTATATTGCGCGAAATGAATTCACGAGATCTTCTGCAGTAATGTCGATTGTTGGATACTTAATAGGGCTAGGTGATCGTCATTGTGAAAACATTTTGCTCTTCAAAAAGAGTGGTGCTGTTTTACACATTGACtttgattgtttgtttgagAAGGGGAAATCACTACCTACTCCTGAGGTTGTTCCTTTTAGATTGACACAAAATATGGTTGATGCTATGGGAATATGCGGAGTAGATGGAGGTTTTCGAGTCTCATGCGAGGTTGTTGGAAAACTACTTCGAAGCAATGAGCAGTCTTTGATGAACATATTGGAGAATTTGCTATACGATCCACTTTTGGATTGGAAAATTAACCAGAATCCTCAACACGATCTTTCAAAAGTCAGGAAAAAAATCCGTGGGTTGATAAATGAAGACGAAGGTTTGGCCATGAATGTGCATGGTCAAGTAGATGTACTAATCCAGGAGGCAACATCCATAGAACGCTTAGCGCGAATGTATGGTGGGTGGTCTGCGTATGTTTAG